One window from the genome of Hyalangium ruber encodes:
- a CDS encoding acyl-CoA dehydrogenase, which produces MTSSANPLLSDRDVDFQLYEVLDAARLCTLPAFAEHSRETFELVLGNVRRFSREVLFPTYRMMDAEPPSFRDGRVHVHPLMRTLYPQMVELGLLTATRPPEVGGQRLPLTVASLANAYLMAANLSAYGYVGLTIGAAHLLEVFGTPWLREQFMERLYRGEWTGTMALTEPQAGSSLADVKTRATPAPDGSYRLSGSKIFISGADQDFTENVVHLTLARIDGAPPGTRGISLFAVPSRRPEGGRLVDNDVQVAGVIHKIGWRGLPSLILNYGESGDCRGWLVGQEHRGLACMFQMMNEARIMVGLNGVSTASVAYHEALAYARGRPQGRPAGAKDATQPQAPIIEHADVRRMLLRQKAIVEGGLSLLAAASWQADLASHAPQEETRKRAGLLLDLLTPVAKTFPAEKGYEANALALQIHGGYGYSSEYLPEAWLRDQKLNSLHEGTTGIQGLDLLGRKVVAAGGEALRAFSEEVAATVTRARHAGVEADWCEAMEGAVGAVGELTMALGAMGMAGEVEQMLRHSADYMELFSIVAVAWRWLAQAAAAREGLSRGGEGRDFYEGKLCAAQYWFATEVPRVPHLVELCRSGEDSYTRMRADWF; this is translated from the coding sequence ATGACTTCCAGCGCCAACCCGCTCCTGTCCGACCGCGACGTCGACTTCCAGCTCTACGAGGTGCTGGACGCGGCGCGCCTCTGCACCCTACCCGCCTTCGCCGAGCACTCGCGCGAGACGTTCGAGCTGGTGCTGGGCAACGTCCGCCGCTTCTCCCGCGAGGTGCTCTTTCCCACCTACCGGATGATGGACGCCGAGCCCCCGAGCTTCCGGGACGGCCGCGTCCACGTCCACCCGCTCATGCGAACGCTCTACCCACAAATGGTGGAGCTGGGACTGCTGACGGCCACCCGGCCCCCAGAGGTCGGCGGACAGCGGCTGCCCCTCACCGTGGCCTCGCTGGCCAACGCCTACCTCATGGCGGCCAACCTCAGCGCCTACGGCTACGTGGGGCTGACGATTGGCGCGGCACACCTGCTGGAGGTGTTCGGCACCCCCTGGCTGCGCGAGCAGTTCATGGAGCGCCTGTACCGGGGCGAGTGGACGGGCACCATGGCCCTCACCGAGCCGCAGGCGGGCAGCAGCCTCGCGGACGTGAAGACGCGCGCCACGCCCGCGCCCGATGGCTCCTACCGGCTCTCGGGCTCGAAGATCTTCATCAGCGGCGCGGACCAGGACTTCACCGAGAACGTGGTCCACCTCACCCTGGCCCGCATCGACGGGGCGCCTCCCGGCACTCGCGGCATCTCCCTGTTCGCGGTGCCCTCGCGCCGGCCCGAGGGCGGCCGGCTGGTGGACAACGACGTCCAGGTGGCGGGCGTCATCCACAAGATCGGCTGGCGGGGCCTGCCCAGCCTCATCCTCAACTACGGCGAGTCGGGCGACTGCCGGGGCTGGCTCGTGGGGCAGGAGCACCGGGGGCTCGCCTGCATGTTCCAGATGATGAACGAGGCGCGCATCATGGTGGGCCTCAACGGCGTGTCGACCGCCTCGGTCGCGTACCACGAGGCGCTCGCCTACGCGCGCGGCCGTCCCCAGGGCCGCCCCGCCGGCGCCAAGGACGCCACCCAGCCGCAGGCCCCCATCATCGAACACGCGGACGTGCGGCGGATGCTGCTGCGCCAGAAGGCCATCGTGGAGGGAGGCCTGTCGCTGCTGGCGGCCGCCTCGTGGCAGGCGGACCTCGCCTCGCACGCGCCCCAGGAGGAGACACGAAAGCGCGCGGGGCTGCTGTTGGACCTGCTCACGCCGGTGGCCAAGACGTTCCCCGCCGAGAAGGGCTACGAGGCCAACGCGCTCGCGCTGCAGATACACGGAGGGTATGGGTACTCGAGCGAGTACCTGCCCGAGGCCTGGCTGCGAGACCAGAAGCTCAACAGCCTCCACGAGGGCACCACGGGCATTCAGGGGCTGGACCTGCTGGGGCGCAAGGTGGTGGCGGCCGGAGGCGAGGCCCTGCGCGCCTTCTCGGAGGAGGTGGCCGCCACGGTGACCCGAGCGCGGCACGCGGGCGTGGAGGCGGACTGGTGCGAGGCGATGGAGGGTGCCGTGGGGGCGGTGGGCGAGCTGACGATGGCCCTGGGCGCCATGGGAATGGCGGGTGAGGTGGAACAAATGCTGCGCCACAGCGCCGACTACATGGAGCTGTTCTCCATCGTCGCGGTGGCGTGGCGCTGGCTGGCCCAGGCAGCGGCGGCCCGAGAGGGGCTCTCCCGGGGAGGCGAGGGGCGCGACTTCTACGAGGGCAAGCTGTGCGCGGCGCAGTACTGGTTCGCCACCGAGGTGCCGCGCGTGCCGCACCTGGTGGAGCTGTGCCGCTCGGGAGAGGACTCCTACACCCGCATGCGTGCGGATTGGTTCTGA
- a CDS encoding metal-dependent hydrolase, which translates to MDNLTHGLLGLAVGALRRPDTPGAPLSATDKAVLLGCALAAELPDLDNLLPAENSVVHALQAHRGLSHALVFTPVIALAATAVARLVFRSARTGPVLLYSLLSVNLAHLLADLWTGWGTRVLLPFSDRRWTLDWTMVVDPWVTLPLLAGALWAWRRRTVWRRALLTGLALSAAYLGLRVALQATLSQRVREAWPAVERVQVFPALLSLTTWRYVAILPGEYGVGTVSLGEAPREERRWPQPTANALPESARGLSTVREALAWARFPLVSTAPRPEGSTEIRIGDLRYHLRGEPTLQFVLVLNPEGTLRDARLDRGGSAGDLLRRWRTPEPAPFSPPAENR; encoded by the coding sequence GTGGACAACCTCACCCATGGGTTGCTGGGCCTCGCCGTGGGCGCGCTGCGCCGGCCTGACACACCGGGCGCGCCGCTGTCCGCCACCGACAAGGCCGTGCTGCTCGGGTGTGCCCTGGCCGCCGAGCTGCCCGACCTGGACAACCTGCTGCCCGCCGAGAACTCCGTCGTGCATGCGCTCCAGGCCCACCGGGGCCTCTCGCACGCCCTGGTGTTCACCCCCGTCATCGCCCTGGCCGCCACCGCCGTGGCGCGGCTCGTCTTCCGCTCGGCCCGCACCGGACCCGTGCTGCTCTACAGCCTGCTCTCGGTGAACCTGGCGCACCTGCTCGCCGACCTGTGGACGGGCTGGGGCACGCGCGTGCTGCTGCCCTTCTCGGACCGGCGCTGGACGCTGGACTGGACGATGGTGGTGGACCCCTGGGTCACCCTGCCGCTGCTCGCGGGCGCGCTCTGGGCCTGGCGCCGGCGGACGGTGTGGCGGCGCGCGCTGCTCACGGGGCTGGCCCTCTCCGCGGCCTACCTGGGCCTGCGCGTGGCGCTCCAGGCGACCCTGAGCCAGCGGGTGCGCGAGGCCTGGCCCGCGGTGGAGCGGGTGCAGGTGTTCCCCGCCCTGCTGTCGCTCACCACCTGGCGCTACGTGGCCATCCTCCCCGGCGAGTATGGGGTGGGCACCGTGTCCCTGGGCGAAGCGCCACGCGAGGAGCGCCGCTGGCCCCAGCCCACGGCGAACGCACTGCCCGAGTCAGCGCGGGGACTCTCCACCGTGCGCGAGGCGCTTGCCTGGGCGCGCTTCCCCCTGGTGTCCACTGCCCCACGGCCCGAGGGAAGCACCGAGATCCGCATCGGTGACCTGCGCTACCACCTGCGGGGGGAGCCAACCCTCCAGTTCGTCCTGGTGCTGAACCCAGAGGGTACACTTCGCGACGCTCGCCTCGATCGGGGTGGAAGCGCCGGGGACTTGCTACGGCGCTGGCGCACCCCAGAGCCGGCACCTTTCTCGCCACCCGCCGAGAACCGCTGA
- a CDS encoding M4 family metallopeptidase — protein MLSNKILKTFCAAWLGLTFAACGTTDPTGAEDTLAVTGEKNGADIQTALSALSSASVLATQADQVTPAFIKGNLGRVSAGRVAADADAALRDIAPVFRLRAEDLVFKRASKDERGHTYLRYGQTRNGLQVIGSELLLMVNPEGVVYAANSSAYDVALGAQVASQASIALETAEVAAKGADTQVRSERTGRRVYVRGSNGGLVLAHEVRVTGMRDGQDVEDLVYVNATNGSIALRAPKIKHVINRAVYSANNGSSLPGALKRSEGGAATGDTHVDDNYGHLGTTYQCYFQNFGRDSYNNAGAQLKSTVHYSTSYTNAYWNGSQMVYGDSDGVDSAPLGKSLDVTVHELTHAVTEYESNLIYSYESGALNEGMSDIFAAYCESWTLNWATPASVWMIGDDVWTPGTEGDALRYMGNPTQDGSSKDYYPERYMGSSDNGGVHWNSGIANLAFKLLSTGGTHPRGKTNVNVTGITIQKAGKIFYEANANCMTTSSNFAAARTCTEQKAEQHYGAAEKASTAAAWEAVGVGGGTTPPPSCSTDIVLSNGVAVTGVQGNAGEWSCTYTLTVPAGQSSLVFALSGGTGDGDMFVRYGSAPTATSYDCRPYDSGNNETCTHSNPAAGTWYVKVNAYSTFSGASLKGTYTGSTGNQLTNGVATAAYNGAASAMTCWTLQVPAGKSSVVFNQAGGTGDADLYVRYNAPPTTTSYNCRPYLDGNNETCTLSAPFAGTWYACTRGYSAYTGVTMKGTY, from the coding sequence ATGTTGAGCAACAAGATCCTGAAGACGTTCTGCGCGGCGTGGCTCGGTCTGACCTTCGCTGCGTGTGGCACCACGGACCCAACTGGCGCCGAGGACACCCTGGCCGTCACCGGGGAGAAGAACGGTGCGGACATCCAGACGGCGCTGAGCGCGCTGAGCAGCGCCAGCGTGCTGGCCACGCAGGCGGATCAGGTCACTCCGGCCTTCATCAAGGGCAACCTGGGCCGCGTGTCGGCGGGGCGGGTGGCGGCGGACGCGGACGCGGCGCTGCGCGACATCGCCCCGGTGTTCCGCCTGCGCGCCGAGGACCTGGTCTTCAAGCGGGCCTCCAAGGATGAGCGGGGCCACACGTACCTGCGCTATGGCCAGACGCGCAACGGCCTGCAGGTGATCGGCTCCGAGCTGCTCCTCATGGTGAACCCCGAGGGCGTCGTCTACGCGGCCAACAGCTCCGCGTATGACGTGGCGCTGGGCGCGCAGGTGGCCTCACAGGCCTCCATCGCCCTCGAGACGGCCGAGGTGGCCGCCAAGGGCGCGGACACACAGGTTCGATCCGAGCGCACCGGCCGCCGGGTCTACGTGCGCGGCTCCAACGGTGGGCTCGTGTTGGCGCACGAGGTGCGCGTGACGGGGATGCGTGACGGCCAGGACGTCGAGGACCTGGTCTACGTGAACGCCACCAACGGCTCGATCGCCCTGCGCGCTCCGAAGATCAAGCATGTCATCAACCGCGCGGTGTACAGCGCCAACAACGGCTCCAGCCTGCCGGGCGCGCTCAAGCGCTCCGAGGGCGGCGCGGCCACCGGTGACACCCACGTGGACGACAACTACGGCCACCTGGGCACCACCTACCAGTGCTACTTCCAGAACTTCGGCCGTGACTCGTACAACAACGCGGGCGCGCAGCTGAAGAGCACGGTCCACTACAGCACCAGCTACACCAACGCCTACTGGAACGGCAGCCAGATGGTGTACGGCGACAGCGACGGGGTGGACTCGGCTCCGCTCGGCAAGTCGCTGGACGTGACGGTGCATGAGCTGACCCACGCGGTGACGGAGTACGAGTCCAACCTCATCTACTCCTACGAGTCGGGCGCGCTCAACGAGGGCATGAGCGACATCTTCGCCGCCTACTGCGAGTCATGGACGCTGAACTGGGCGACCCCGGCCTCGGTGTGGATGATCGGCGATGACGTGTGGACGCCGGGCACCGAGGGCGACGCCCTGCGCTACATGGGCAACCCCACGCAGGACGGCTCCTCGAAGGACTACTACCCCGAGCGCTACATGGGCTCCTCGGACAACGGCGGCGTGCATTGGAACTCGGGCATCGCCAACCTGGCCTTCAAGCTGCTGTCCACGGGCGGCACGCACCCGCGCGGCAAGACGAACGTCAACGTGACGGGCATCACCATCCAGAAGGCGGGGAAGATCTTCTACGAGGCCAACGCCAACTGCATGACCACGAGCAGCAACTTCGCCGCGGCCAGGACGTGTACGGAGCAGAAGGCCGAGCAGCACTACGGCGCCGCGGAGAAGGCCTCCACGGCGGCGGCCTGGGAGGCCGTGGGCGTGGGTGGCGGCACGACGCCTCCGCCTTCCTGCTCCACGGACATCGTCCTCTCCAACGGCGTGGCGGTGACGGGTGTGCAGGGGAACGCCGGCGAGTGGTCCTGCACCTACACGCTGACGGTCCCCGCGGGCCAGAGCAGCCTGGTGTTCGCGCTGAGCGGTGGCACGGGTGATGGCGATATGTTCGTGAGGTATGGCTCGGCGCCGACCGCCACCAGCTACGACTGCCGTCCGTACGACTCGGGCAACAACGAGACCTGCACGCACAGCAACCCGGCCGCGGGCACCTGGTACGTGAAGGTGAATGCCTACTCGACCTTCTCGGGCGCCAGCCTGAAGGGTACCTACACCGGCAGCACCGGCAATCAGCTGACCAACGGCGTGGCCACGGCCGCTTACAACGGCGCCGCTTCCGCGATGACCTGCTGGACGCTCCAGGTCCCGGCCGGAAAGAGCTCCGTGGTCTTCAACCAGGCCGGTGGCACGGGTGATGCGGACCTCTATGTCCGGTACAACGCCCCCCCGACGACCACCAGCTACAACTGCCGGCCGTACCTCGATGGCAACAACGAGACGTGTACCCTCAGCGCCCCGTTCGCGGGGACCTGGTACGCCTGCACGCGCGGTTACTCCGCATACACGGGCGTGACGATGAAGGGCACGTACTAG
- a CDS encoding DUF1615 family protein, with product MTFPSKLKRGLFLAGALLALTTCSRGVRGPDTQTPPPPRLTPAEVARLIPSHVEDRQGWAKDVLAALEEQRVYPSVEPVCQVLAVIEQESGFQANPVVKDLPRIVRKRLDTYAEKLGVVGRKALQALLEHRAPGESRSFGARLKAVRTERDLDRLFREILKAYEEQYPAVYTAADLASELARSKGLADLNPITTAGSMQVSVRYAVEQSDEDRPEAEVREELYTRAGGVRHGTSRLLGYTAHYAQPLHRFADYNAGFYASRNAALQAQVSHLTGLPLALDGDLLLYNDEGEPRDEDSRTLKALLAFRTRHAPKVSERQVRRDARKEKQGDFEETETWRAIKQAYERSTGKTPEYSRLPEVAIRSPKMSQDRTTAWFARSVDRRFQRCLGQHRAPAK from the coding sequence ATGACGTTTCCATCCAAACTGAAGCGTGGGTTGTTCCTGGCCGGGGCCCTGCTGGCGCTGACGACGTGTTCGCGCGGGGTCCGAGGCCCGGATACCCAGACTCCTCCGCCGCCTCGCCTCACCCCGGCGGAGGTGGCGCGGCTCATTCCCTCCCATGTGGAGGACCGGCAGGGCTGGGCGAAGGACGTGCTGGCGGCGCTGGAGGAGCAGCGCGTGTACCCGTCCGTGGAGCCGGTGTGCCAGGTGCTCGCCGTCATCGAGCAGGAGTCCGGCTTCCAGGCCAACCCGGTGGTGAAGGACTTGCCGCGCATCGTGCGCAAGCGCCTGGACACCTATGCCGAGAAGCTGGGCGTGGTGGGCCGCAAAGCACTGCAGGCGCTGCTGGAGCACCGCGCTCCGGGCGAGTCGCGCTCCTTCGGGGCCCGCCTCAAGGCGGTGCGCACGGAGCGGGACCTGGATCGGCTCTTCCGGGAGATTTTGAAGGCCTACGAGGAGCAGTACCCCGCGGTGTACACGGCGGCGGATCTCGCCAGCGAGCTGGCCCGCTCGAAGGGGCTCGCGGACCTCAACCCCATCACCACCGCGGGCTCCATGCAGGTGAGCGTGCGCTATGCGGTGGAGCAGTCGGACGAGGACCGCCCCGAGGCGGAGGTGCGCGAGGAGCTGTACACGCGCGCGGGCGGAGTGCGCCACGGCACGTCGCGACTGCTGGGCTACACGGCCCACTACGCACAGCCCCTCCATCGCTTCGCGGACTACAACGCGGGCTTCTATGCCTCGCGCAACGCGGCGCTGCAGGCGCAGGTGAGCCACCTCACCGGCCTGCCCCTGGCGCTGGATGGGGACCTGCTCCTTTATAATGATGAGGGAGAGCCCCGGGACGAGGACAGCCGCACCTTGAAGGCGCTGCTGGCCTTCCGCACCCGCCACGCCCCGAAGGTGAGCGAGCGCCAGGTGCGCCGCGACGCGCGCAAGGAGAAGCAGGGCGACTTCGAGGAGACGGAGACGTGGCGCGCCATCAAGCAGGCCTATGAGCGCTCCACGGGCAAGACTCCCGAGTACTCACGGCTGCCGGAGGTGGCCATCCGCAGCCCGAAGATGAGCCAGGACCGCACCACCGCGTGGTTCGCGCGCTCCGTGGACCGGCGCTTCCAGCGGTGCCTGGGTCAGCACCGCGCGCCGGCGAAGTAG
- a CDS encoding M16 family metallopeptidase has translation MSAGRRQGVLALLLVASVAGAQAPKPAEPAKGAASRGVHLPKAKVLELKNGVRLILVEKREVPLISFSAWVRGGGGGDPQGKEGLSALTGELLMKGAGVRNAQQFAEAVDSVGGLLSITPTREALLVDGQFMARDTALMVELLSDMLMRPRFERDEFTKLRDRMVAVIAAAKDGDPRSLIGTYFHAFHFAGHPYGRPVSGSEASLPTLTREDVQAYAKAQLGGDRLILAVVGDFDTKQLASRLEAALGGWAKAGAPAPVAPPTPRAKGRRVLLVDKPDATQTYFWIGNTGIARNDPSRVDVALANTVLGGRFTSLLNTELRIKSGLSYGANSVVMRDTQPGAVVFSSYTKTESTGKAIDLTLEVLTRYRDEGMDEQMLASAKAYVLGQFPPTLETSGQLASKLAELAFYGLDASDVDGFADAVTGATRERVRGVIQRTLPAPEDLTFVLIGKASAIREAARRYGPVTEMKLSDKSFAPAPAAKR, from the coding sequence ATGAGCGCGGGGAGGCGACAGGGGGTGTTGGCGCTGCTGCTGGTGGCGAGCGTGGCGGGGGCACAGGCCCCCAAGCCCGCGGAGCCGGCGAAGGGCGCGGCCTCGCGGGGAGTGCATCTGCCGAAGGCGAAGGTGCTCGAGCTGAAGAACGGGGTGCGGCTCATCCTGGTGGAGAAGCGCGAGGTGCCACTCATCTCCTTCAGCGCCTGGGTGCGCGGCGGGGGCGGGGGAGATCCCCAGGGCAAGGAGGGCCTGTCCGCGCTGACCGGGGAGCTGTTGATGAAGGGCGCCGGCGTGCGCAATGCCCAGCAGTTCGCCGAGGCAGTGGACAGCGTGGGCGGCCTGCTCAGCATCACCCCCACGCGCGAGGCGCTGCTGGTGGACGGGCAGTTCATGGCCCGGGACACCGCGCTGATGGTGGAGCTCCTGTCGGACATGCTGATGCGGCCACGCTTCGAGCGTGACGAGTTCACCAAGCTGCGCGACCGGATGGTGGCCGTGATTGCCGCCGCGAAGGATGGAGATCCGCGCAGCTTGATTGGCACGTACTTCCACGCCTTCCACTTCGCGGGCCACCCGTACGGGCGGCCGGTGAGCGGCAGCGAGGCCTCCCTGCCCACCCTCACGCGGGAGGACGTGCAGGCGTACGCGAAGGCGCAGCTGGGTGGGGATCGGCTCATCCTCGCGGTGGTGGGAGACTTCGACACGAAGCAGCTCGCCAGTCGGCTGGAGGCGGCGCTGGGCGGCTGGGCCAAGGCGGGAGCTCCCGCGCCCGTGGCGCCTCCCACGCCTCGGGCGAAGGGCCGGCGGGTGCTGCTGGTGGACAAGCCGGACGCCACCCAGACGTACTTCTGGATCGGCAACACGGGCATCGCGCGCAATGACCCGAGCCGCGTGGACGTGGCGCTGGCCAACACGGTGCTGGGCGGGCGCTTCACCTCGCTGCTCAACACGGAGCTGCGGATCAAATCCGGCCTGAGCTACGGCGCCAACTCGGTGGTGATGAGGGACACGCAGCCGGGCGCGGTGGTGTTCTCCTCGTATACGAAGACGGAGTCCACCGGGAAGGCCATCGACCTGACGCTGGAGGTGCTCACCCGCTACCGTGACGAGGGCATGGATGAGCAGATGCTGGCCTCGGCCAAGGCCTACGTCCTGGGCCAGTTCCCGCCCACGCTGGAGACGAGCGGACAGCTCGCCTCGAAGCTGGCGGAGCTGGCCTTCTACGGGCTGGATGCCAGCGACGTGGACGGCTTCGCCGACGCGGTGACGGGCGCCACCCGTGAGCGCGTGCGAGGCGTCATCCAGCGCACGCTGCCGGCGCCCGAGGACCTGACCTTCGTCCTCATCGGCAAGGCCTCCGCCATCCGCGAGGCCGCGCGCCGCTACGGTCCCGTGACGGAGATGAAGCTCTCCGACAAGAGCTTCGCTCCGGCCCCGGCGGCGAAGCGCTGA
- a CDS encoding M16 family metallopeptidase: MRGRYWRLVALGLVVGSVAGAQGRTGSGDASRLSAGIEARTLKNGLKIIVWPDHDIPNVALFNWFRVGSRNERPGITGLSHFFEHMMFNGAKKYGPGQFDAVMEAAGGSNNAYTSEDVTVYMDWFPRSALETIFDLEADRLANLAFDPKVIESERGVVYSERRSAVDNDNSGALMEQMQATAFVAHPYQFPVIGWPSDIESWRMEDLQRFFKTYYAPNNATLVVVGAVTPAEIFALAEKHLGPIPSQPAPEPVRTQEPEQQGERRIVVRRLAQSPLLQMAWQGMNAKDPDMPALELLLRVLAEGESSRLHRRLVEEEQVAIGVNSHFGQGFDPSLVWLLADLPPGGELAKVEKLFEEELAKVRAQGVTDAELRKAKNITVAEFWRGLETNSQRAQLLGSYEVFQGDWRKLFDAPARYEHVTREQVRKVATRIFNANRRTVGMLIPTDEEQAPEGQRKEAGQ; the protein is encoded by the coding sequence ATGCGTGGTCGGTATTGGCGCCTGGTGGCCTTGGGGCTCGTGGTGGGTTCGGTCGCTGGAGCGCAGGGCCGGACAGGCTCGGGGGACGCGTCTCGGCTCAGCGCGGGCATCGAGGCGCGCACGCTGAAGAACGGCCTGAAGATCATCGTCTGGCCGGACCACGACATCCCCAACGTGGCCCTCTTCAACTGGTTCCGGGTGGGTAGTCGCAATGAGCGCCCGGGCATCACCGGCCTGTCGCACTTCTTCGAGCACATGATGTTCAACGGCGCGAAGAAGTACGGCCCGGGGCAGTTCGATGCCGTCATGGAGGCCGCCGGAGGCAGCAACAACGCCTACACCTCCGAGGACGTCACCGTGTACATGGACTGGTTTCCGCGCTCGGCGCTGGAGACCATCTTCGACCTGGAGGCGGACCGGCTGGCGAACCTCGCCTTCGACCCGAAGGTCATCGAGAGCGAGCGCGGCGTGGTGTACTCGGAGCGCCGCTCGGCGGTGGACAACGACAACTCGGGGGCGTTGATGGAGCAGATGCAGGCCACCGCCTTCGTGGCGCACCCGTACCAGTTTCCCGTCATCGGCTGGCCCTCGGACATCGAGTCCTGGCGGATGGAGGACCTGCAGCGCTTCTTCAAGACGTACTACGCGCCCAACAACGCCACGCTGGTGGTGGTGGGCGCGGTGACGCCCGCGGAGATATTCGCGCTGGCGGAGAAGCACCTGGGACCCATCCCTTCGCAGCCCGCGCCCGAGCCGGTGCGAACCCAGGAGCCCGAGCAGCAGGGAGAGCGGCGCATCGTGGTGCGGCGGCTGGCCCAGTCTCCGCTGCTGCAGATGGCCTGGCAGGGCATGAACGCGAAGGATCCGGACATGCCGGCGTTGGAGCTGCTGCTGCGTGTGCTGGCGGAGGGAGAGTCCTCGCGGCTCCACCGGCGGTTGGTGGAGGAGGAGCAGGTCGCCATCGGGGTGAACAGCCACTTTGGCCAGGGCTTCGATCCGTCCCTGGTCTGGCTGCTCGCGGACCTTCCGCCGGGAGGAGAGCTGGCCAAGGTGGAGAAGCTCTTCGAGGAGGAGCTGGCCAAGGTGCGCGCCCAGGGCGTCACCGACGCGGAGCTGCGCAAGGCGAAGAACATCACCGTGGCCGAGTTTTGGCGGGGCCTGGAGACCAACAGTCAGCGGGCCCAGCTCCTGGGCAGCTACGAGGTGTTCCAGGGAGACTGGCGCAAGCTCTTCGATGCCCCCGCTCGGTATGAGCATGTGACGCGGGAGCAGGTGCGAAAGGTCGCCACGCGCATCTTCAACGCGAACCGGCGCACGGTGGGGATGTTGATTCCCACGGACGAAGAGCAGGCCCCGGAGGGGCAGCGGAAGGAGGCGGGGCAATGA
- a CDS encoding bifunctional 3-(3-hydroxy-phenyl)propionate/3-hydroxycinnamic acid hydroxylase encodes MSSEAVDVIVVGCGPVGAMAANYLGLQGVRTLVIEQDISLFSQPRAFSCDDEAQRNFQAAGLVGEYAVELWPCQAMDYVDGSKRVLGSVPIGELDFGVGHPPLAFFSQPQLETVLRQGLRRFPHVELRMGHELVAFTQGPDFVTVQLKDRRTGRVREVRSRYLLGCDGSHSTVRRQMQVEMKGTSYGEPWIAISGTTPTSEPNFTYYVCDPVRPGFVTRGVNNEVRMDFLVKETERAETVEQMEVVQQLIAHYIDPRQLTLQRASVFTFQSKVAERWRDRRVFLLGDAAHLMPPFMGQGLCSGIRDAINLSWKLALALRGVAGDALLDTYERERRPHAENMIKATVLMGRVFLSRNRFLAALRNGLLQLLFRIPRTRRMLRSYEFKPKMVLDQGFVAGGRRRKDSSAEGSYLPQPWVGLAGGSRVRLDEVLGSRFAVLVRDEVAEPVRQSAEALAQELEGVCLRVLPSERAREARQGDVVDVEGKLGEWFSRHQADAVVVRPDRYIYGAARGPGLEVLREELRGFIQRPESRRSDTTPSQVLLSSGT; translated from the coding sequence ATGTCCTCTGAAGCCGTCGATGTCATCGTGGTGGGTTGCGGCCCGGTGGGCGCGATGGCGGCCAACTACCTGGGGCTGCAAGGAGTTCGCACCCTGGTCATCGAACAGGACATCTCCCTGTTCAGCCAGCCGCGAGCGTTCTCGTGTGATGACGAAGCGCAGCGCAACTTCCAGGCCGCGGGCCTCGTCGGGGAGTACGCGGTGGAGCTGTGGCCCTGCCAGGCCATGGACTATGTGGACGGCTCCAAGCGGGTGCTTGGCTCGGTGCCCATCGGGGAGCTCGACTTCGGAGTAGGCCACCCGCCGCTGGCCTTCTTCAGCCAGCCCCAGTTGGAGACGGTGCTGCGCCAGGGGTTGCGGCGCTTCCCGCACGTAGAGCTGAGAATGGGCCACGAGCTGGTGGCCTTCACCCAGGGGCCGGACTTCGTCACCGTCCAGCTCAAGGACCGGCGCACGGGGAGGGTGCGCGAGGTGCGCTCCCGCTACCTGCTGGGCTGCGACGGCTCGCACAGCACCGTGCGGCGACAGATGCAGGTGGAGATGAAGGGCACCTCCTACGGCGAGCCGTGGATCGCCATCTCCGGCACGACGCCGACCTCCGAGCCGAACTTCACCTACTACGTCTGTGACCCGGTGAGGCCTGGCTTCGTCACCCGAGGGGTGAACAACGAGGTGCGCATGGACTTCCTGGTCAAGGAGACCGAGCGCGCCGAGACGGTGGAGCAGATGGAGGTCGTCCAGCAGCTCATCGCCCACTACATCGATCCGCGGCAACTGACGCTCCAGCGCGCCTCCGTCTTCACCTTTCAAAGCAAGGTGGCCGAGCGCTGGCGCGACCGGCGCGTGTTCCTGCTCGGGGATGCAGCCCACCTGATGCCGCCCTTCATGGGCCAGGGGCTGTGCTCCGGCATCCGGGATGCGATCAACCTCAGCTGGAAGCTGGCCCTGGCCCTGCGGGGCGTGGCGGGAGACGCGCTGCTGGACACCTACGAGCGCGAGCGCCGCCCCCACGCGGAGAACATGATCAAGGCGACCGTGTTGATGGGGCGGGTGTTCTTGTCCCGCAACCGGTTCCTGGCCGCGCTGCGCAACGGGCTGCTCCAGCTGCTGTTCCGCATCCCGCGCACCCGGCGGATGCTGCGCAGCTACGAGTTCAAGCCCAAGATGGTGCTGGACCAGGGCTTCGTGGCCGGCGGCCGGCGGCGCAAGGACTCCTCCGCCGAGGGCTCATACCTCCCTCAGCCGTGGGTGGGGCTGGCGGGAGGAAGCCGGGTGCGACTGGACGAGGTGCTCGGCAGTCGCTTCGCGGTGCTGGTGCGGGACGAGGTGGCCGAGCCGGTGCGGCAGTCGGCCGAGGCGCTGGCCCAGGAGCTCGAGGGGGTGTGCCTGCGCGTGCTCCCCTCCGAGCGGGCTCGCGAGGCGCGGCAGGGGGACGTGGTGGACGTGGAGGGCAAGCTCGGGGAGTGGTTCTCCCGGCACCAGGCCGATGCCGTGGTGGTGCGGCCCGACCGCTACATCTATGGCGCTGCGCGGGGGCCGGGCCTCGAGGTGCTCCGGGAGGAGCTGCGCGGCTTCATCCAGCGGCCCGAGTCCCGGCGGTCGGACACGACACCCTCCCAGGTTCTGCTCTCCTCCGGGACATGA